One stretch of Pieris brassicae chromosome 8, ilPieBrab1.1, whole genome shotgun sequence DNA includes these proteins:
- the LOC123713529 gene encoding serine/threonine-protein phosphatase Pgam5, mitochondrial isoform X3 has product MATFSRFHKIALISLGAVGGGFAYYQLGSNEKKFGVQNSWTTNFTPSVKWEKNWDHREPESIVKPAKNGKIEDDNRYNEQIEKAKSKAVRHLFLIRHGQYNVDGNTDKDRILTELGRQQAELTGKRLAELDIKWDLLVRSTMTRAQETAKIIGKYLPSDIEIKDCQLIEEGAPIPPEPPVGHWRPEPKDSARIEAAFRRYFHRASPEQTQDTYTLLVCHANVIRFFVCKALQFPPEGWLRISLSHASITWVSILPNGNVVLRSLSDTGHMEPKYITSR; this is encoded by the exons ATGGCTACTTTCTCTAGATTCCATAAAATTGCACTAATAAGTTTAGGTGCTGTGGGAGGAGGTTTTGCTTATTATCAATTAGGTAGTAATGAAAAGAAATTCGGTGTTCAGAACTCGTGGACAACGAACTTTACGCCTAGTGTTAAATGGGAAAAGAATTGGGACCA TCGAGAACCCGAGTCTATAGTGAAGCCGGCAAAAAATGGGAAGATCGAGGACGATAATAGATACAATGAGCAAATCGAGAAGGCTAAGAGTAAAGCTGTGaggcatttgtttttaattcgcCATGGGCAATACAATGTTGATGGAAATACTGATAAAGACAGAATTTTAACTGAATTGG GTAGGCAACAAGCAGAGCTAACTGGAAAGCGCCTTGCAGAGCTTGATATAAAATGGGATCTACTTGTTAGATCTACTATGACTCGAGCACAGGAGACTGCAAAAATTATTGGAAAATATTTACCTAGCGATATTGAAATCAAAGACTGTCAATTGATAGAGGAAGGTGCTCCTATTCCACCTGAACCTCCAGTAGGACATTGGCGACCGGAACCAAAA GATAGTGCTCGGATTGAAGCTGCCTTTAGAAGATACTTTCATCGGGCATCACCAGAACAAACACAGGATACATACACCTTGCTAGTATGCCATGCAAATGTAATACGGTTCTTTGTATGCAA GGCATTGCAATTCCCACCTGAAGGCTGGCTTAGAATTTCGCTAAGCCATGCATCAATAACGTGGGTCTCCATACTTCCGAATGGCAATGTGGTGCTAAGATCACTCAGTGATACGGGACATATGGAGCCTAAATACATCACCAGTCGGTAA
- the LOC123713529 gene encoding serine/threonine-protein phosphatase Pgam5, mitochondrial isoform X2, translating into MATFSRFHKIALISLGAVGGGFAYYQLGSNEKKFGVQNSWTTNFTPSVKWEKNWDHREPESIVKPAKNGKIEDDNRYNEQIEKAKSKAVRHLFLIRHGQYNVDGNTDKDRILTELGRQQAELTGKRLAELDIKWDLLVRSTMTRAQETAKIIGKYLPSDIEIKDCQLIEEGAPIPPEPPVGHWRPEPKFFQDSARIEAAFRRYFHRASPEQTQDTYTLLVCHANVIRFFVCKALQFPPEGWLRISLSHASITWVSILPNGNVVLRSLSDTGHMEPKYITSR; encoded by the exons ATGGCTACTTTCTCTAGATTCCATAAAATTGCACTAATAAGTTTAGGTGCTGTGGGAGGAGGTTTTGCTTATTATCAATTAGGTAGTAATGAAAAGAAATTCGGTGTTCAGAACTCGTGGACAACGAACTTTACGCCTAGTGTTAAATGGGAAAAGAATTGGGACCA TCGAGAACCCGAGTCTATAGTGAAGCCGGCAAAAAATGGGAAGATCGAGGACGATAATAGATACAATGAGCAAATCGAGAAGGCTAAGAGTAAAGCTGTGaggcatttgtttttaattcgcCATGGGCAATACAATGTTGATGGAAATACTGATAAAGACAGAATTTTAACTGAATTGG GTAGGCAACAAGCAGAGCTAACTGGAAAGCGCCTTGCAGAGCTTGATATAAAATGGGATCTACTTGTTAGATCTACTATGACTCGAGCACAGGAGACTGCAAAAATTATTGGAAAATATTTACCTAGCGATATTGAAATCAAAGACTGTCAATTGATAGAGGAAGGTGCTCCTATTCCACCTGAACCTCCAGTAGGACATTGGCGACCGGAACCAAAA TTCTTCCAGGATAGTGCTCGGATTGAAGCTGCCTTTAGAAGATACTTTCATCGGGCATCACCAGAACAAACACAGGATACATACACCTTGCTAGTATGCCATGCAAATGTAATACGGTTCTTTGTATGCAA GGCATTGCAATTCCCACCTGAAGGCTGGCTTAGAATTTCGCTAAGCCATGCATCAATAACGTGGGTCTCCATACTTCCGAATGGCAATGTGGTGCTAAGATCACTCAGTGATACGGGACATATGGAGCCTAAATACATCACCAGTCGGTAA
- the LOC123713529 gene encoding serine/threonine-protein phosphatase Pgam5, mitochondrial isoform X1 yields MATFSRFHKIALISLGAVGGGFAYYQLGSNEKKFGVQNSWTTNFTPSVKWEKNWDHREPESIVKPAKNGKIEDDNRYNEQIEKAKSKAVRHLFLIRHGQYNVDGNTDKDRILTELGRQQAELTGKRLAELDIKWDLLVRSTMTRAQETAKIIGKYLPSDIEIKDCQLIEEGAPIPPEPPVGHWRPEPKQFFQDSARIEAAFRRYFHRASPEQTQDTYTLLVCHANVIRFFVCKALQFPPEGWLRISLSHASITWVSILPNGNVVLRSLSDTGHMEPKYITSR; encoded by the exons ATGGCTACTTTCTCTAGATTCCATAAAATTGCACTAATAAGTTTAGGTGCTGTGGGAGGAGGTTTTGCTTATTATCAATTAGGTAGTAATGAAAAGAAATTCGGTGTTCAGAACTCGTGGACAACGAACTTTACGCCTAGTGTTAAATGGGAAAAGAATTGGGACCA TCGAGAACCCGAGTCTATAGTGAAGCCGGCAAAAAATGGGAAGATCGAGGACGATAATAGATACAATGAGCAAATCGAGAAGGCTAAGAGTAAAGCTGTGaggcatttgtttttaattcgcCATGGGCAATACAATGTTGATGGAAATACTGATAAAGACAGAATTTTAACTGAATTGG GTAGGCAACAAGCAGAGCTAACTGGAAAGCGCCTTGCAGAGCTTGATATAAAATGGGATCTACTTGTTAGATCTACTATGACTCGAGCACAGGAGACTGCAAAAATTATTGGAAAATATTTACCTAGCGATATTGAAATCAAAGACTGTCAATTGATAGAGGAAGGTGCTCCTATTCCACCTGAACCTCCAGTAGGACATTGGCGACCGGAACCAAAA CAGTTCTTCCAGGATAGTGCTCGGATTGAAGCTGCCTTTAGAAGATACTTTCATCGGGCATCACCAGAACAAACACAGGATACATACACCTTGCTAGTATGCCATGCAAATGTAATACGGTTCTTTGTATGCAA GGCATTGCAATTCCCACCTGAAGGCTGGCTTAGAATTTCGCTAAGCCATGCATCAATAACGTGGGTCTCCATACTTCCGAATGGCAATGTGGTGCTAAGATCACTCAGTGATACGGGACATATGGAGCCTAAATACATCACCAGTCGGTAA